In the genome of Xanthobacteraceae bacterium, one region contains:
- a CDS encoding PQQ-dependent sugar dehydrogenase has translation MKHLALFLAALLFAAPAAQAQTEAPLVKSEKATFRVETIATGLQNPWGLAFLPDGRMLVTERPGRLRILTKDGKLSDPVEGLPKIAAVGQGGLLDIVLSPGFEKDRLIFMSFAEPRDGNASSTSVMRARFVEKDGKATLEDVKVIFRQDPARPGGFHFGSRLVFARDGNLFVTTGERNLKTPSQDLSNHIGKIIRITPDGQVPPDNPFVKDKNARPEIWSWGHRNVQGAALHPVTGKLWITEHGPRGGDEINIPEPGKNYGWPVIGYGIDYSGSKIHESTHRDGMEQPIYYWTPSIAPSGAMFYTADTFPGWKGNFFTGSLVFTALVRLELDGEKVVKEERLLESIGERIRDVRQAPDGTVWLLTDARNGKVLRLVPAE, from the coding sequence ATGAAACATCTCGCGCTTTTCCTCGCCGCATTGCTGTTCGCCGCGCCCGCAGCGCAGGCACAGACCGAAGCACCGCTCGTCAAATCCGAGAAGGCAACCTTCCGCGTCGAAACCATCGCGACCGGACTGCAAAATCCGTGGGGCCTCGCGTTTCTTCCCGATGGCCGGATGCTCGTAACCGAACGGCCCGGACGGCTGCGCATCCTCACCAAGGACGGCAAACTCTCCGATCCTGTGGAAGGACTGCCGAAAATCGCGGCGGTCGGTCAGGGCGGACTGCTCGACATCGTGCTCTCGCCCGGATTCGAAAAAGACCGCCTGATCTTCATGAGCTTCGCGGAACCGCGCGACGGCAACGCCAGCAGCACGTCCGTCATGCGCGCGCGTTTCGTCGAGAAGGACGGCAAGGCCACGCTCGAAGACGTGAAGGTGATCTTCCGGCAGGACCCCGCACGGCCCGGCGGATTCCACTTCGGTTCGCGCCTCGTCTTCGCCCGCGACGGAAATCTTTTCGTCACCACCGGCGAGCGCAACCTGAAAACGCCGTCGCAGGATCTCTCCAACCACATCGGCAAAATCATCCGCATTACGCCGGACGGACAGGTGCCGCCGGACAATCCGTTCGTGAAGGATAAAAACGCGCGGCCGGAAATCTGGTCGTGGGGACACCGCAACGTGCAGGGCGCGGCGCTGCATCCCGTCACCGGCAAGCTCTGGATCACCGAACACGGTCCGCGTGGCGGCGACGAGATCAACATTCCCGAACCCGGCAAGAATTACGGCTGGCCCGTGATCGGCTACGGCATCGATTACTCCGGCTCGAAGATTCACGAGAGCACACATCGCGATGGCATGGAGCAGCCGATCTATTACTGGACGCCGTCGATCGCGCCGTCGGGCGCGATGTTCTACACGGCCGACACCTTCCCCGGCTGGAAAGGAAACTTCTTTACCGGCTCGCTGGTATTCACCGCGCTGGTACGCCTCGAACTCGACGGCGAAAAGGTCGTGAAGGAAGAACGCCTGTTGGAGAGCATCGGCGAGCGCATCCGCGATGTGCGGCAGGCGCCCGATGGCACGGTCTGGCTACTGACCGACGCACGCAACGGAAAAGTATTGCGTTTGGTGCCGGCGGAATAA
- a CDS encoding DMT family protein — MTLSPAILPILLLFISNIFMTYAWYGHLKDKSSPIIFAILISWGIAFIEYCFAVPANRIGHSVYSAAQLKTIQEVITLIVFAGFSVLYLGEKLSWNHFVGFSLIAGGAFFIFHKW; from the coding sequence ATGACGCTGTCGCCTGCGATCTTGCCAATCCTGCTTCTGTTCATCTCCAACATTTTCATGACGTATGCGTGGTACGGCCACCTGAAGGACAAGTCGTCCCCGATCATCTTCGCCATTCTTATCAGCTGGGGCATCGCCTTCATCGAATATTGCTTCGCCGTGCCGGCGAACCGCATCGGGCATTCGGTTTATTCGGCCGCACAACTGAAGACGATTCAGGAGGTGATTACGCTCATCGTATTCGCCGGTTTCTCGGTGCTCTATCTGGGCGAGAAACTGTCGTGGAATCACTTCGTGGGGTTCTCGCTGATCGCGGGCGGTGCCTTCTTTATTTTCCACAAGTGGTGA